The following proteins come from a genomic window of Ictalurus furcatus strain D&B chromosome 12, Billie_1.0, whole genome shotgun sequence:
- the orc4 gene encoding origin recognition complex subunit 4 has translation MSKRKSMEKHVAVGECVSQVQRVLRERFCHQRLPDKPVGLESQYKHLLELLRRTAVHGESNSVLIVGPRGSGKTMLLRCALRELLELQEAKKNVLQVHLSGLLQTDDRIALREITRQLQLENVVGDKVFGSFAENLVFLLDALKKGDKSSSRPVLFILEEFDLFAHHKNQTLLYNLLDVSQSAQAPVAVVGLTCRLDVLELLEKRVKSRFSHRQIHLLSSLSFHQYRDAFRSELTLQDGFPDSKFSQEWNLGISKLCEDKSVDEILQKHYNSCKDFRSLHSLLLLAVSRVSVSNPILRAVDLLEASRMSSADSKGNILHGLSVLELCLIIAMKHLNDTYEGEPFNFQMVHNEFKKFLQRKSHSIHNFEKPVVFKAFEHLLQLELIRPVDGGMCKVQREYQLVRLMLDHTQVMEALQRYPQCPTDVKQWAVSAFG, from the exons GTCCAGAGAGTACTGAGGGAGCGCTTCTGTCACCAGAGGCTTCCGGATAAACCAGTGGGCCTGGAATCACAGTACAA gcacCTGTTGGAGCTGTTGAGGAGGACAGCGGTTCATGGTGAGAGTAACTCTGTGCTTATCGTCGGTCCACGTGGATCTGGCAAAACGATG ctgCTACGTTGTGCTCTCAGAGAGTTGCTGGAGTTGCAGGAGGCGAAGAAGAACGTTCTGCAGGTTCACCTGAGCG GTCTGCTGCAGACAGACGACCGGATCGCTCTGAGAGAGATTACACGCCAGCTTCAGCTGGAGAACGTCGTAGGAGACAAAGTcttt GGCAGCTTCGCCGAGAATCTGGTCTTTCTGCTGGATGCTCTGAAGAAGG GTGATAAAAGCAGCAGTCGGCCGGTGCTCTTCATTCTGGAAGAGTTTGATCTGTTTGCACATCATAAGAACCAGACCCTCCTGTATAACCTGCTCGATGTTTCTCAGTCTGCTCAGGCTCCTGTAGCTGTGGTGGGCCTCACCTGCAGActg GACGTGCTTGAGCTCTTAGAAAAGCGTGTGAAGTCTCGGTTTTCCCACAGACAGATTCACCTGTTGAGTTCTCTGAGTTTCCATCAGTATCGAGACGCTTTTCGGTCCGAGCTCACGCTGCAAGACGGCTTCCCCGACAGCAAGTTCTCTCAGGAGTGGAACCTCGGCATTTCG aaacTGTGTGAGGACAAGTCAGTGGATGagattttacagaaacattataACTCCTGTAAAGATTTCCGCTCCTTACACTCACTGCTG ttGCTGGCAGTGAGCCGTGTTTCTGTCTCAAACCCGATTCTAAGAGCTGTAGACCTACTGGAGGCCAGTCGAATGAGCTCGGCTGACTCAAAAGGCAACATCCTGCATG GTCTGTCCGTCCTGGAGTTGTGTTTGATTATCGCCATGAAGCATTTGAATGATACCTACGAAGGAGAGCCGTTTAACTTCCAAATGGTTCACAACG AGTTTAAGAAATTCCTTCAGAGGAAGTCTCACTCCATCCATAACTTTGAGAAGCCAGTGGTGTTTAAG GCTTTCGAGCACTTGCTGCAGCTGGAGTTGATCCGGCCGGTGGATGGCGGAATGTGTAAAGTGCAGAGGGAGTACCAGCTCGTGCGTCTCATGCTGGATCACACGCAAGTCATGGAGGCTTTGCAGAGATACCCACAATGCCCCACCGATGTCAAACAGTGGGCCGTCTCCGCCTTCGGGTGA